Within Flavobacterium pisciphilum, the genomic segment ATTTGAGTTTATGCTTAGCTAACTGGTATTCTTTTTTGGGTGTTGAAATTGTGGTAGAACAGGAGCTTATTACTAATGGTAATAGGAGTAAAAGTATGTGCTTAAGTTTCATATATGTGATTTTTTTCTGTTAAGTCATATATGATATCGCTTTTATTTTATGGGGTTTGCTTGTAACAAACTTTTTGGTTACTGCGATTTCTGACTTATTGTTTTATCGTTCCGATTGATCCTTTTTCTGATGGAATTAATTCAAACACAGCAGTAGGAGTGAGTCCTGGCTCAATGCGATGTGAGACATACAAGATAGTCATATTCGTTTCTTTAACCAAAAGGGTAACAAGTTCTATAACTAAGGCTACATTTTCGTCATCTAGGCCTTCTACTGGCTCGTCTAAAATAACCAAAGGAGGATGTTTCAAAACAGCTCTAACTATTAATGCTACTCTTTGTTGACCAATAGAAAGTTGTGTAAATGTTTTATCTTTTAAATGGCTCATTTTAATCACATCTAGCCATTGCGATACAATTTGTCTTTGTAATGAAGTTGGTTCAGTATATAAACCAATTGAGTCAAAAAAGCCAGACAGTATCATGTGTTCCAGACTGTGTTTTTTCTGAAATAAATCGGTCATGGAAGTCGAAAAATATCCGATTCTCTTTTTGATATCCCAAACGCTTTCTCCACTTCCTTTTTTCTTTCCAAAAAGGAATAAATCTTGTCCATATCCTTTTGGGTTATCTCCAGAAATTAATGACAGTATTGTGCTTTTTCCTGAACCGTTTGGACCGATAAGTTGCCAAAACTCATTTTTTTTGATTGTCCATGTAATGGCGTCAACGATTTTTCTTTCGTCATAACTCACCGAAACGGCATTCATATGAATTAGTACCTCTTCATTATAATCGGTAGGCTCAGCTGGCTTTGGAATAGTGACTTTTATTGAATTTGAGCTCGTTTGAGTTTGTTTTATTTCGTTTAAAATAAATGTATTATCTGTAATTTGTGCTTTGTTGTGAATAAAAGGAAACAAATCGGCAGCTCGATTTACCAATTGAATGATGCGAACTGATTTTGCCAATTGTTCTAGTGAATTAGCCAATGTAATACGAGAAGCATGATCCAAGTGATCGAGTGGATTATCGAAAATAATATAATCGGGGTTTTGCTTTACACAATAGTTCAAAAACTCTTTTTTTCGTTCGCCTGAGGAGAATGTTTTTAGTTTTCGTTCTGATTCTGTTGCAGCTTCTATTACATCATATTGGTATTCTTTTTCGATGAATTTATCGATTGCAATATCCGAAAATAGAATCCCGTTTAAGGAATTAAAAGGGGCAAGTTCTCCTTTGGCATTTCCGTCAAGTACCGTGTCAATAAAAGCTTTTTTATTAACGGTATTCGATAAAAGGATGTCCCAATGTTCTATTGTATTCATTTGCGCAATTTAAGAATTCTATTTTGTTTGGGCTGTAATCATAGGTCGATTATTTCTAGACCATTCGCTCCAAGAACCTACATAAAGTTTCGGAATTGATAATTCTGCATAATCCATAGCGAGTATAGTATGACAAGCTGTTACGCCTGAACCACAATGCACAATTATATTTTCGGGTTTTGTATTGCCTATTATAGCTTGATATTTGGCTTTTAAAACTTCAGGAGCTAAATAGTTACCATCTTCATTCAAATTGCTCGTAAAAGGAACGTTTGTAGCTCCAGGAATGTGTCCCGCAATTAAATCGATAGGTTCTGTTAAGCCATTAAAACGATCTTTGTCTCTTACATCAATGATTATCGTGTTCTGATTATTGCTGACTTTGTCTATTTCTGTTATAGTTGCTTGATGCAATTGCCAGTTTGTAATTGGGTATAATTCTGCTATTGCAAAACTTTCTGTTCCTGAGTCTACTGGAAAACCTACTTGTGTTGCTGCTTGTAAACCGCCATTTATAACTTGTATTTTTTCATGACCTATTGCTCTTAACATCCACCAGAAACGAGCGGCAGCGTTTGAACCGTTTTTGTCATCGTATACGATTACATGACTTGATGGTATTATTCCAAGTTTTGATAGGACTTCTGAAAATTTTTCGAATGAAGGTAAAGGATGTCTTCCTCCATTGGCAGCATCTGAGGGGATGGTTGCTAAATCAAGATTTAAATCGACATAACGAGCCCCTTGTAAATGAGATGTTATGTAATTTTCTTTGGCATTAATTCCTGCTCTAGCATCAATAATTACAATTTCTGATTTTTGTAATGCTATTAGTTCTTCAGGACTTATGATTGGAGATAATTGCTTTGCCATTTTATTTATGATTGAAATTGAATACTTATAATTTCCCAGTGTTGTTTTTTAGCCACAATAACGTATTTATTACCAGTTGGCTTTGGGGCTCATTTTCGAAGGTATATGAAAGGGTTTTATTGGTGTTGTTTTCATAATCGATATCGTTATGACCCATGTTAAAATAGACCATTTTGTATTTTTTATTTGTCCAAACGATAGGATAATAGCCACTATGCCATATTTCGCTAGGTTTTGGTCCTGTTCCTAGTGGGAAACTTTTATCGTCTATGGCTAAAAGAATATTGATATCTGGATTTTCTCTAAGATCATTCTGCCATCTGTACCATTCGTTTGGTGATGATTTAAATGTTAAAGGGATATCTTTTGTTATAATAAATTTGCTTTCCACTCGTAGTATTGCTGATGTTGGCTTCCATGTATTACTGCCATATTCGCCAGAACCTAAGAACTGATTGTGATACCAATCCCAGTTTT encodes:
- a CDS encoding ATP-binding cassette domain-containing protein; this translates as MNTIEHWDILLSNTVNKKAFIDTVLDGNAKGELAPFNSLNGILFSDIAIDKFIEKEYQYDVIEAATESERKLKTFSSGERKKEFLNYCVKQNPDYIIFDNPLDHLDHASRITLANSLEQLAKSVRIIQLVNRAADLFPFIHNKAQITDNTFILNEIKQTQTSSNSIKVTIPKPAEPTDYNEEVLIHMNAVSVSYDERKIVDAITWTIKKNEFWQLIGPNGSGKSTILSLISGDNPKGYGQDLFLFGKKKGSGESVWDIKKRIGYFSTSMTDLFQKKHSLEHMILSGFFDSIGLYTEPTSLQRQIVSQWLDVIKMSHLKDKTFTQLSIGQQRVALIVRAVLKHPPLVILDEPVEGLDDENVALVIELVTLLVKETNMTILYVSHRIEPGLTPTAVFELIPSEKGSIGTIKQ
- a CDS encoding sulfurtransferase; this translates as MAKQLSPIISPEELIALQKSEIVIIDARAGINAKENYITSHLQGARYVDLNLDLATIPSDAANGGRHPLPSFEKFSEVLSKLGIIPSSHVIVYDDKNGSNAAARFWWMLRAIGHEKIQVINGGLQAATQVGFPVDSGTESFAIAELYPITNWQLHQATITEIDKVSNNQNTIIIDVRDKDRFNGLTEPIDLIAGHIPGATNVPFTSNLNEDGNYLAPEVLKAKYQAIIGNTKPENIIVHCGSGVTACHTILAMDYAELSIPKLYVGSWSEWSRNNRPMITAQTK
- a CDS encoding ThuA domain-containing protein, producing the protein MRLLDKTIYYVAKRGLLTLILLTTYSTFSQHDKDNSKFKVIAFYTAKNDQAHISFVHEANSWFPKMAEKYHFEYDSTNNWDNLNAKFLAKYQAVIFLDTHPEETNQREAFKKYMENGGAWIGFHFAAFALNDSQYPQNWDWYHNQFLGSGEYGSNTWKPTSAILRVESKFIITKDIPLTFKSSPNEWYRWQNDLRENPDINILLAIDDKSFPLGTGPKPSEIWHSGYYPIVWTNKKYKMVYFNMGHNDIDYENNTNKTLSYTFENEPQSQLVINTLLWLKNNTGKL